The stretch of DNA TCCGGATGATGTTTATGAATATATCAAAAGCATTTCATACCCCAATAACAAGGCGAAGAATCTTGTTGGGATGGCAAAGAAGGTTATGGCTGATTTTAACGGCCAAATTCCCGATACTTTGGAGGAGTTGGAGTCAATACCCGGGGTTGGGCGCAAAACTGCCAATGTAATGCTTATAGTCGCTTTTAATAAGCCGGCTATGCCTGTTGATACGCATGTGTTCAGAGTCTCTAATAGGATAGGATTGACTGATAATTCAAAAAATCCGGCTCAAACAGAACGGGAGTTGATAAAATATATCCCTTCTCGATATTTATCGAAAGCACATCATTGGTTGATATTACATGGCAGATATGTATGCTTGGCTCGCAAGCCAAAATGTGAAGAATGTGGATTGACGCCATTTTGCAAATACTTCTCGAAAAAACAATAATCAATTAAGTAGTTTTGTTTAAGGTGATTGTATATTTCGGTTAAAATATTTTGAAAAAAAGGCATTAAAATATTTGGAGATGTATAAATAAAATGCATATCTTTGCACCCGC from Dysgonomonas mossii encodes:
- the nth gene encoding endonuclease III, with the translated sequence MTKKERYERVIDWFDKNMPVVDTELHYDSPFHLLIAVILSAQCTDKRVNMVTPALFKAFPTPEVLAVSSPDDVYEYIKSISYPNNKAKNLVGMAKKVMADFNGQIPDTLEELESIPGVGRKTANVMLIVAFNKPAMPVDTHVFRVSNRIGLTDNSKNPAQTERELIKYIPSRYLSKAHHWLILHGRYVCLARKPKCEECGLTPFCKYFSKKQ